TTGGAGACCTTGCTCCAAGACTGGCGGCTCCCGGCTGCCGTCTGCCCCGCTTACAGCTTCTTCCTCTTCTCGTCGCTCTACGGAAGCTGCCTGTTCATCACGGCCGTGACGATGGGACGCTACCTCAGCATCGCTTTCCCTCTCGTCTATAAGCGCTACCGCCGGGCGAGGATCTCGTGCGTCGTCAGCGCGGCCCTGTGGGCCGTCGTGGCGCTTCACCTCGGCGTCGGCCTCGTGGCAGAAGGCGGCGCCAACTTCGTCTCCGTCAAAGGCGACGCCTTGGCATGCTACGGCCATTTCAACGCCTCCCAACTGGCCGTGCTGCTGCCCCTCCGCCTGGAAATGGCCGCCGTCCTCTTCCTCCTGCCTCTGACGGTGTCGTCCTTCTGCACGCTGCGCTGCGTCACCCTGGTGTGGCGCTCCAACTTGCGGCCCGTGGGGAAAAGGCGAGTCCTCGCCGTGGCGCTGTCCACGCTGGCCGTGTTTGTGGTGTGCTACGCTCCCTACAACGCCTCGCACGTGGTGGGCTTCGTGTCGGGGGAAAACGTCGAGTGGAGAACGTACGCCATGCTGACGAGCTCCTGTAACGTTTTCCTGGAGCCCGTGGTCATGTTGATGCTGTCGCCGACCACATCCAGGGGGATGGTGGGAAGAATTTGCGGCGGGCAAAGCCGCTTCAGTCGTAGTGAAGGCTTTCGCCATCATTGCACCACTGCAAACATTGCGGCTAACGTCGTGGACGTGCCTAAACTGAGTCAGGAATGAGGTGACTACCTCATGAGAACATGCACGGCTTCACTCAGTGGACACTTGAGATAAAAGTGACCAAACTTTACGAAATTTTCAAGATACAAGCCGTCATTCTTCTctgtgtgtttcttttttttttttttttgctttgacttgagagCAAAAGAATTTGCGAGCACTGTCTGGTGGCAGTGAAGTTAACTCGCGCCGCAATAAGAAATAAACAATTCCCATGCGGCAAACCAAAGGAATGACACATTTGTATTCAAAACAATCACATAACTTTTAAAGAATGCTAGCGTAATGCTAAAACATAATTAGAAACGTGGCATCTTTGCGGCAAATTTGAAAACAATTATAGACAATTTAACAACACTTCAGGcagatattctttatcctctgctaAGAACAACTCCTAGTATTGCAGTTTCGTCATTTACaattgtgaaactcttctttgttTGCGTGTTCATGACTGATaaactgccacctggtggccaatTCACACAAACTAAATgttattactgtatgtttttacaatatagaatgctattttccttattaaaaacattacaaaaacttgcgtgtgtttttttttttgaatagatTAATggaatttacattcattttaatggggaaagATAATTTGAGTTATATGTTGTGAGTTATcgcaacaaaagaaaaacaatttttagaagcattttttttttttcactgaagcaatcccacaggcccactgaatattgtgtccgagtcaaatgccatttttagcacatgtcgcggcccgtaaatggccccccgggccgtagtttggacaccactgatttagACAAATATGTCATTCAGATGGAAAGTGGTCATTAATTCACCCTGTCATGAATATAAACACCCCTTCGTAAAACTGCACTTTTGCCAATTTATTGACTCAtgatgactttatttttttcatttaacactTATTGATAATGAAGTCACCCGTTGGTGGACactgaagcaaaaataaaaacacctccATCCAATCATCACATTTGAATGGCACGTCATCCTGCCAACTCTTTCTCTTCCGAGACCTTTGATACTTTTGAGTGATTAATTTCCGTGTAACAAATGTGAGATTATGAGCAGTTGCGGGGTGATGATGTTTGAAGAGTGTGGGCGAGAAACATTGTGTCCAAAAGCTTATTAAATTTCCGCCGGTGAAGGTGAGATAGCAGATACTGAACGTGATATACTTCTAATGATGTGTGAAAATGGAATAACAGTCATGCTGGGATGGAGAGACTGAGGCATCATGTTTGATGGTG
This portion of the Festucalex cinctus isolate MCC-2025b chromosome 19, RoL_Fcin_1.0, whole genome shotgun sequence genome encodes:
- the LOC144007817 gene encoding free fatty acid receptor 3, which produces MHVAVEDCVAIFVYSFTFMLGLPANLLVLSVYVRKSRKHGATPNVVYALNLCLANLVLVAWLPVKALETLLQDWRLPAAVCPAYSFFLFSSLYGSCLFITAVTMGRYLSIAFPLVYKRYRRARISCVVSAALWAVVALHLGVGLVAEGGANFVSVKGDALACYGHFNASQLAVLLPLRLEMAAVLFLLPLTVSSFCTLRCVTLVWRSNLRPVGKRRVLAVALSTLAVFVVCYAPYNASHVVGFVSGENVEWRTYAMLTSSCNVFLEPVVMLMLSPTTSRGMVGRICGGQSRFSRSEGFRHHCTTANIAANVVDVPKLSQE